The Cylindrospermum stagnale PCC 7417 genome segment TTGGGATAAATTTTTCAATCTGGCAATGCTATCGTCTTGCAATTGCAGATTTTTTGCGACTTTTGCCCGATATTTGGGTGCTAGATGGGCAATTAACGCTTCTAGACGCATTTGCCAATGAATTAAGGTTTGTTGCGAGTCAAATCGCCGTAAACAGCGCTCTAACAAACGTAATTGGTGCAGGAGTTGCCGATCTAACTTCAGGGTAGGATGGATGCACTGCAATGCTCCCAAGTTATCGAGTAACTGCAAAGCGGATTTCCAATAGGGGGCTTCGAGAATGTGTTTTAATTCTGTTTTTAGGCGAGTTTGCAGGGCGGGGGTTTTGGTATTTTCTTGAGAAGTGCGATCGTAAACGCCACTGTTGATGGCATAACGAATATATTCTTCTGTTCGCGATTCCATTTCAAACCCGAAGCGCACAGCAAAACGGACACCGCGATAAATGCGGGTAGGATCTTCAATAAAACTGTTGGCGTGTAAAGTCCGAATTTGCTTGGATTTTAAATCTAGTAACCCGCCAAAAAAATCGAGTAATTCACCAGCACGAGGGTTCGTCAGCCGCAGTGCCATTGCGTTGATGGTAAAATCTCGGCGATACAAGTCTTGCCGAATGGAACTCGCTTCAACTTCGGGATTTGCTGCTGGGTAAGGATAGAATTCTGTTCTAGAAGTGGCAATATCTACCCATAATGAATCAAATTCTGGGTCTTTGTGCCACAGTAAAGCAGCAGTTTGAAAAGCGCCATGAATTTCTAACCGGGCGTTGGGGTAAAGTTGTTGGAGTGCTTTTGCTAGTTCTACACCCGCGCCAACATTTGCTGAAGAGTGAAAACCATCAACTACCAAGTCAATATCTTTAATCATTAAGGTGCCTGGTGCTGCTTCAGCTAATAGCGAGTCCCGTACTGCACCGCCAACAAGATAAAGATGCCAACCGCGTTTTTCTGCTTCTTGAGATGCTGTGGTGAGTAATTGCCATAATTGGGGTGCAAGGCGATTTTGCAATTCAGTGTTGAGTTCTGAGTCTTGGGAATAATTTTGAATTTTGAATGTAGAGTTTTGAATTTTTCCTTGATGTAATTCCCGCAAGACATCAGTACGGGTGACAATTCCCACTAATTGCCCATTCTCCAATACTGGTAAGCGCCCGATATCATAAGTTACCATCAGCGCCTCAATTTGAGGGAGTGTGGTATCTGGTGTAATTGTCTTGAGGTTCGTTGTCATGTAGCCTTTGACTGGTGCATGACTAAAACCGTGGTGTAAGGCGATATCTAAATCCCGCCGGGAAATAATCCCAACTAATTGTCCTTGGGTATTGACTACAGATAAACCAGAGTGTCCATAGCGCAACAAAATTCGCTGTGCTTCCGCAATTGTGGTTTCGGGGCGAATGGTGCGGACTGGGGAGGACATTAAATCTCTAGCGATGGGGGGATGAGGAATTTGGGCTTTTAATCCTTCCAGGATTTGGTTTAAGACTGCTTGTGAGTCTGTGGTGCGGAGGTTTAGCGATGCGGCTTGAGAATGACCACCACCACCGAAGAGTTGAAATAAGAGGTTAAGATTTGTACCATGAATTTGCGATCGCCCAATTACCGTTAGTCGCGAGTCATCTTCCCCCAGAGGATATTCATTCGCCAACAGTATGGCGTCAATTTCGGTTAACTCAACAAGTTCCGAGGCTAGACTAGATAAACCTGGGACAAAACCCTCAGTTTTGAGAGTTATCCAGGCGATCGTATATCCCCGTAAACAGAGATATTCTAAATTTTCCAACGCTTCAGTTAATAGCTGCTGCAATTGGGGAGACAAACCGGGATCACGATAAGTAGAAATTACCGACAAGCTGGCCCCTTGTTGCATCAACCAAGCCAAAGCTAGAGCATCCCTTGGTGTAGCTTGCTCAAAGGTCAACGAGCCAGTGTCAACATGAATACCCAAGGCCATGACAGTCGCTTCGGCAGAAGTGAGAGAAATTTGCCGTTGTTGCAACTGTTCCACTATTAAAGTGGTGGTAGCTCCCACAGGAGAAACATACAATTGCGTAGCGGGAATATTCAGTGCTTGTCCTAGGTGATGGTCATAAACTATGATTTCCTTGATCTGCGGTAAATCTAACCATTCAGCAGCTTTACCCAAGCGATCGCGCTGTTGCGTATCCACCACAGTCAGAGAACGAATTTTTTCGGGATTGACCGATCGCCTTTCAATCAGCGGATATTCGTCTCGATGTAATGCCAAAAAATCTCTGACAGGCGGGTGAGATCCACCTGTAAGCACAATCTTGCTTCCTGGTAGCAAGCGTGTTAACCCCACCGCCGCCCCTAAAGCATCAAAATCAGCAGTTGTGTGGCAAAGAATTAGATCCATATTCGTCAATAGTCAGTTCCTACATTGTGAATCTTGGATTGGTTTCTGGGAAACAACAGACAGATAAGAACTGACCATAAAACTATATTGACGCAATTTTCCACAGTCCAAATGCTCTCTTGAGAGAGGAATTACCACCCGATTCGGTTAAAATATTAATTTATCAGCAGATACCCAGTGAGTTCACAGGGGTCACTGAGACACCCACCCTGTCCGCAATGCGGTAGTGTTGGGAAGAAGCTTTCAAAAAAAATAGGGTGGGTTACATCCGAATTTACGCTCGTGGACAACAAGGAACCAACTCCCTTGGACGAAGCGAGAAGCGAAACCTCTAACCCCGGTTAGTTGAATAGTCAATTTTGGCTGAGTTTCGCGTAACAAATGTTACTATTTCGCTATCTTGGGAGAAGCAAAAATGACCGTAGTATTTCAAATCTCTTTAATATCTCTAGTTCTGATATCTTTTGTTCTAGTCGTTGGTGTTCCAGTGGCCTACGCCACTCCCCAAAATTGGGTTGAATCTAAAAAACTGCTCTGGGTAGGTTCTGGAGTTTGGATTGCTTTGGTGCTTTTAGTCGGAGTATTAAACTTTTTTGTCGTATAGACGACGGCTTTGCCCAGGTACAGGCACATAATATAAAGACTAGAGGAGCAGAAAAGCCAAGGCAAAAGGATCACAAGAGAAAAGGAGAGATTTTTTCCTTTTTCTTTGTTCTTTTTTCCTGAGTGTGCTTTCCTGCTCCTCTGCATTGAGAGCAGAAATGTATATTGACCGAGAACTTAATAGTGAGTTAAAAGGCAGTTATGGCAGTTTTTGAGGGAACTTTTACCCAGACTCAAACAGAACCTTTGCGGTTTGCCCTAGTAATTGGTCGATTCAATGACCTAGTTACCGTTAAGCTGCTAGAGGGGTGTCAAGATTGCTTGAAACGTCACGGCATCGATACCAATCCCCACGGCAAGCAGGTAGACTATGTTTGGGTACCTGGAAGCTTTGAAGTGCCCATCGTCGCCCGCCAACTGGCACTCTCTCAACGCTACGATGCCGTAATCTGCCTAGGCGCAGTGATCAAAGGGCAAACACCCCATTTTGATTACGTATCTTCAGAAGTAGCCAAGGGCATTGCTGCTGCTGGCTTTCAAACAGGTGTACCCGTGATTTTTGGGATTTTGACAGTAGACACCATGCAGCAAGCCTTAGAACGGGCAGGCATTAAAAGCAATCATGGCTGGGAGTACGCGATGAATGCCCTAGAAATGGCTAGCCTAATGCGGCAATTGCGCTCTAATCTGGCAGAACCTTATGTTCGTAATGCCCAGCCCTTACCAGCTTCTTTAGTGGGTAACTTTGCCCCAGAGTCAGAAGAATTGGGCTAAGGCGGGTGCTGAGTGCTGAGTCAACAAATTCAAAATTCAGCACTCAAAATTAAAATTAGGGGTTGACAACGGGGGATTAATCTGAGAAGATAATATTTAGTAGAGATTGCGGGTATAGCTCAGTGGTAGAGCGTCACCTTGCCAAGGTGAATGTCGCGCGTTCGAATCGCGTTACCCGCTTTTAAAAGAATCTAAAAATCAGTTTCAACCTATGGTAGGTCTAAACTAAGCGACTCACAAAATTGGTAAGTGTAGCCTAGATTTTTTTGGTGCGGTGTACTACACTAAACTAAAGGTGATGGCGGAAGTAGTAAGATTGTCGGGTGCAATACTTCTTTTGGCAGTGAAATTAGCCAAAATAGGGGTTAGAGTCATGCTAACGGGCTGATGTCCTACTTCACCGGATGAAATGTCTAGTAAAGTCAGGATGTCTACGGTTGTCAATAGTTTACATAGCAGATATTTACCAGATGACCGTCAAGGATAACGAAGGGATAAATCCCGACAGAATCTGAATTACTGGAAAAATCCAACCCCAACTTCCAGAAAATTCGGGGGTCAGTTTTGAACCATAGTAACTGTTACTCCTGGGTTTCCTGCTTGTAGGCGTAGCTTTCTCAAATGAGTTGTTTTCTTTCTTTGTTGCCACGTAGACTATAAATTGTACCAGATATGCCGACACAATAAATGCCCACAAAACGCAACTAGATCATTTTTGATTAGGAGAAAAGTAATTCCCGATGTCTTTGACTAGGGAATAAAGGGTTTGCCGTTTAACCCTGTAATGCTAGATACCTTGACGAATGAACTCACCTATCCTGATGAGTAAATTTGAGCAGGTTTTTCCCAAGGGTACTTCAGATCAAAAGTTGATAATCTCGAAACCAACACCCAAGACATTGGGGAATGGTGTTTTCGCAGTTTAGTAAAACACGCTCAAGTTATTAGATCGCTTGTGCAATCTCAAAAACCCGAAAAAATAGACTTAAATACGGATTACACCTGTCCTTGCCGTCGCCAGGGGCAGTTAGTTCCGATTACGCTGACAGAAGCATTTGGTTGCAATCGCTGTCAGCAAATATTTGTTGTCGAAGATAATGGTTATGTCCTAGAGCAACTTTCTACCACCTATCTCTACAAGCGAGCTTGGCGTTGGACGGGTAAGAGTTGGCGTATTGTCCAGCCTCGATTGGGAGAAAACTATCTGCCCATAGCGCTAGGGATTATTTTCGTGTTAGTGATTATATGGCTACCATTAGCGCTGCGATTGGCAAATAATTCTAACCTTATTGCTTGGGCAATGGTGGCGGTGGTATTAACTATCCTGCCGACACTAATGCTCTGGCTTACCTACAGACGTTAACTCAATGACCGTTGAAGTTTTGGATGATTACCCCGAACCAATAAACAGTGCTAAACGCGCTTATCAAGCTTCCCTGAAGTTGGGGATCACAAAGGGAGCAGATCGGAGTCGTGCTGTATTAGCAATGGCACAGGCGCTTGAGCATTCATTTGACGACATTCTAGAAGCCAACACCTTGGATCTAGAAGCCAGTCGGGAGATGGCTGTGCCTGAGTTGATTTTAGATTGGCTGAAGCTTACTCCCTCCAGGCTAGAAGCCACAGTAGAGATTCTCCGGAGGTTGGGGGAATTATCAGATCCACTGCGACGTGTGAGGAACGCTGACTATCAACAGGAAGATTCCCAGAGTTATTCCCAGTTAATGCCTTTGGGGGTGATTGGGTTTATTTATGAGGCGTTCCCCGATTTAGGCGCGATCGCCGCTGGTTTTTGTATTAAGACTGGTAATAGCCTGATTCTTAAAGGTAGTACAGAAGCTAGTCACTCGAATGCGGCGATCGCAGAAGTGCTGCAAACTGCTATCAGTGAAGTTGGACTACCAGAAGGCTGTGTAGAATTAATCACAGCAGAACATGGTGCTTCGATTCGGGATTTAGTCACCCAAGATCAGTACGTGAATTTAGTGATTCCCTATGGACGTTCTAGCTTAATCCAGCAAGTTGTACGCCAGTCAACAAGTCCTGTGTTAAAGTCAGCTATGGGCAACTGTTACCTCTACTGGTCGCTAAATGGTAGCTTGGAAATGGTGCGCTGGATGATTCTCGATAGCCACCAGAGCGAACCAGATCCGGTAAATGCCATCGAAAAAGTTCTCATTCATCGTCAATCATTGCCATCTTCCTTATCAGTGCTGTGGAACAGCTTGAAGGAAAAAGGCTTTGAAATCAAAGGGGATGAGGAATTAGTAGAAGCTTTTCCTCAGTTGCAGCTAGCGAAAGAAGGTGAATGGGGAAACCCGTATTTAACCAAGACAGTGGCTTTTAAATTGGTGGATAGCTTAGAAAGTGCGATCGCCTGGATTAATCATTATAGTAGCGGTCATGCCGACAGCATTGTCACCGACTCCTACCAAGAAAGCCGCCAATTTGCCCTAGGAGTCAACACCGCCTCCACCTACATCAACGCATCCCCCCGTTTTTACCGCAACCCCTCGCGGGGAGATTCGGCATTTTTAGGTATGTCAAATCAAAAAGGCCATCGTCGCGGATTTATCAGTTTGGAAAGTTTGACGACTGTTAAGCACATTGTCCAAGGAAATGGGCGGTTTTAGAAAGCGTAACTTTCTGTATGACTGCTCATTTTCCCTATGAGCTTTTTGCTTCTAGCTTTTGGATTACTTCATTCAAATAATGTTCAGTCAGGAATTTTAACCAATATCCGCTAACCTTACCTTTTTTGCATTCAGCTTTCTCTAACAAAAGACTCCGAACAGATTTAAGCCAATCTAATTCTTCAAGCAATTTCTCATGAATATGAACTAACTCATATCGTTGTTTTAATATCGAAAGAATCGAGTCTCTATCTTTATAATCCATAGGTAAAAATTTCTCTATGAATTCTTCTGGTAATATGTGTTTGAATATAGGAACGTCATAGTATCTCTGCTTCAATGAATCCCCATTATGCGAGTTATTTTGGCAAACCATTCTGTTAAACTTCCATATATCGCTCTGCATAATAACCAGTAAATCTTTACCAGCACTGGGCAGATTTACATCTCTTGCTGACTCTCGAACTTGATCGATGTAAGAACAAAAGTCTGTAAACTCGTTAATTTCTCTACCTTGAAAGATAAGCCCACCATAGTTATCTTCAACTAAAGAATACAATGGAGATACAATATCTAGTTGATTATTATCTTTGAGGTGATCAATATAAAGCTTTGAGTCCTGTATAATCTCTTCTTTAGTTTTACAATATAGTCCAACATCAGAAAACTTTAATAAAAGTCCAGTGATATGCTTGATTTCCCCCAAAACAGTAAATTCTCTATTAACATATTGTAATTCAACCTTCTTGAGTAAATCATCAAAATCATTATCAGTAAGCCTGTAAAAGTGCCACAATCTAACCCAATTAGGGGTGTGTTCATCCTGAAAATATTTACTAGTTAATAGTGATTGATCTAGTTCTTGCGTATCTAAGATACCTTTATCAAAAAATATTTCCCACCACACTTTGCTTGGAAATGGCTCATGTAGGTTTAGATTCAGTACTGTATACTTACCAAGCATTATCTGAAGTGGAGCTTCCTCTGCGCTATTCTTCTTTATGCTTGAACTGGTTGCTTGACGGGAACTCTGCTGCTTACTTATTAGTAATATATATTCTTCTCTCAATTTGCTAATATCTTTTGGAAGCATTTTTCCGCGTCTAATTTCGATGGAGAAAGCCATAAGTAGTTTTAAAATGTCTTTAAGAAAATCTGGTTTACTTCTTCCCTTTTCTGGTAATT includes the following:
- a CDS encoding P-loop NTPase fold protein, whose amino-acid sequence is MQRFWTQENNSINSHIEAYLDYYCGLSAPGFAVLLKGEWGSGKTWFIKRFINKYRRENLKDKKQKFLYVSLYGVTSFLEIEDTFFQQLNPVLSSKEMAITGKILKGLLKGTLKIDLNGDSKDDGALNIQIPDINLPDYLKNTDKSILIFDDLERCQMDIGNILGYINYFVEQQDLKVVIVANENELLKQDKYNTIKEKLIGKTFGVAPDFDGSLENFICSVNNLKVRTFLTDNGQLMQEVYKTAECENLRILKQIVLDFERIFEKLPEKGRSKPDFLKDILKLLMAFSIEIRRGKMLPKDISKLREEYILLISKQQSSRQATSSSIKKNSAEEAPLQIMLGKYTVLNLNLHEPFPSKVWWEIFFDKGILDTQELDQSLLTSKYFQDEHTPNWVRLWHFYRLTDNDFDDLLKKVELQYVNREFTVLGEIKHITGLLLKFSDVGLYCKTKEEIIQDSKLYIDHLKDNNQLDIVSPLYSLVEDNYGGLIFQGREINEFTDFCSYIDQVRESARDVNLPSAGKDLLVIMQSDIWKFNRMVCQNNSHNGDSLKQRYYDVPIFKHILPEEFIEKFLPMDYKDRDSILSILKQRYELVHIHEKLLEELDWLKSVRSLLLEKAECKKGKVSGYWLKFLTEHYLNEVIQKLEAKSS
- the ribH gene encoding 6,7-dimethyl-8-ribityllumazine synthase; translated protein: MAVFEGTFTQTQTEPLRFALVIGRFNDLVTVKLLEGCQDCLKRHGIDTNPHGKQVDYVWVPGSFEVPIVARQLALSQRYDAVICLGAVIKGQTPHFDYVSSEVAKGIAAAGFQTGVPVIFGILTVDTMQQALERAGIKSNHGWEYAMNALEMASLMRQLRSNLAEPYVRNAQPLPASLVGNFAPESEELG
- a CDS encoding CBS domain-containing protein, encoding MDLILCHTTADFDALGAAVGLTRLLPGSKIVLTGGSHPPVRDFLALHRDEYPLIERRSVNPEKIRSLTVVDTQQRDRLGKAAEWLDLPQIKEIIVYDHHLGQALNIPATQLYVSPVGATTTLIVEQLQQRQISLTSAEATVMALGIHVDTGSLTFEQATPRDALALAWLMQQGASLSVISTYRDPGLSPQLQQLLTEALENLEYLCLRGYTIAWITLKTEGFVPGLSSLASELVELTEIDAILLANEYPLGEDDSRLTVIGRSQIHGTNLNLLFQLFGGGGHSQAASLNLRTTDSQAVLNQILEGLKAQIPHPPIARDLMSSPVRTIRPETTIAEAQRILLRYGHSGLSVVNTQGQLVGIISRRDLDIALHHGFSHAPVKGYMTTNLKTITPDTTLPQIEALMVTYDIGRLPVLENGQLVGIVTRTDVLRELHQGKIQNSTFKIQNYSQDSELNTELQNRLAPQLWQLLTTASQEAEKRGWHLYLVGGAVRDSLLAEAAPGTLMIKDIDLVVDGFHSSANVGAGVELAKALQQLYPNARLEIHGAFQTAALLWHKDPEFDSLWVDIATSRTEFYPYPAANPEVEASSIRQDLYRRDFTINAMALRLTNPRAGELLDFFGGLLDLKSKQIRTLHANSFIEDPTRIYRGVRFAVRFGFEMESRTEEYIRYAINSGVYDRTSQENTKTPALQTRLKTELKHILEAPYWKSALQLLDNLGALQCIHPTLKLDRQLLHQLRLLERCLRRFDSQQTLIHWQMRLEALIAHLAPKYRAKVAKNLQLQDDSIARLKNLSQTQTEVITSLPTFQSPSQIVKLLGQYDLPTLILIALQSPREIKRQIWQHFTILANVQPLLNGNDLKQLGYKPSPLYKQMLDELLAATLDGVIKNRIEAEEFLLRHYPR
- a CDS encoding glutamate-5-semialdehyde dehydrogenase; protein product: MTVEVLDDYPEPINSAKRAYQASLKLGITKGADRSRAVLAMAQALEHSFDDILEANTLDLEASREMAVPELILDWLKLTPSRLEATVEILRRLGELSDPLRRVRNADYQQEDSQSYSQLMPLGVIGFIYEAFPDLGAIAAGFCIKTGNSLILKGSTEASHSNAAIAEVLQTAISEVGLPEGCVELITAEHGASIRDLVTQDQYVNLVIPYGRSSLIQQVVRQSTSPVLKSAMGNCYLYWSLNGSLEMVRWMILDSHQSEPDPVNAIEKVLIHRQSLPSSLSVLWNSLKEKGFEIKGDEELVEAFPQLQLAKEGEWGNPYLTKTVAFKLVDSLESAIAWINHYSSGHADSIVTDSYQESRQFALGVNTASTYINASPRFYRNPSRGDSAFLGMSNQKGHRRGFISLESLTTVKHIVQGNGRF
- the psbZ gene encoding photosystem II reaction center protein PsbZ produces the protein MTVVFQISLISLVLISFVLVVGVPVAYATPQNWVESKKLLWVGSGVWIALVLLVGVLNFFVV